The region AGCAGGCCGAGCGAGTCACGATCTGACGATCGTGGCTTGGCGTACTGGCCGGCCATCCGACCGACCTTGACGACCGGCGTCCCGGCGCCGTAGGTCAGCACGACCGCCATCTGCAGCAGCGTGCGGGTCGTCTCGCGCAGGTGCGGTTCGGTGTTGTTGTCGAAGGTCTCGGCACAGTCGCCACCCTGCAGCAGGAACGCGCGGCCCTCGGCCACCTCGGCCAGGAGGCTGGTCAGCTCGTCCGCCTCCGCGGGCGCCACGATCGGCGGGACCGCCTCGAGAGTCTGCACCGTCGTGGCCAGCAGCGCCTCGTCCGGCCAGATCGGCTGCTGCACGATGGGCTTGGCGCGCCACGCCTCGTCGAGGTCGATGAGGGCAGCAGGCTTCTGGATGGGGATCGACACGGGATGCTCGGATCTCTCTCAGGTTCTCGGGGCCGTGACGACTGTACGGCCGCCGTCCAGAATAAGGGAAAGGCGTCTCACGAATCGGGCGACGTTGGCCACCGGCCGATCGCATGCATCAGCCTCCACCGCTCCAGGTTGACGCGGGCATCCACCAGCGCGTCGTGCGCCCCGGAAGGCGCCGCGGGCAACGTGGGCGAACCAAGATCGATCCACCGCTGCTTGAGCTCCCGAGTGAAGCGCGGGATTTCCCGCGGCAGATCGGTCATCGACCCCCAGAGCTGGCACAGCGCCACGTGGTCGTAGGCCGCCACCCACGCCCATAGCTCGATGGGCTCGCCGGGCTCCATCAGGAAGCCGAGCACCTCGTCGCGGATCTGCGACCGGCTGCGCCAGCGACGGTCGGACGGCGACGGCAGCTTGTCCAGGACATTCGCTCGCACCCACGGCCCGGCCTTCGACGGGTCGTGCTCGCTGTTGATGGCGTAGTACTCCCGACCCGTCTCGTCGACGAGACCGATGGATACCAGGTCGATGGTGATGCCGTCCTCGATGAACTCCGTGTCGTAGAAGTAGCGCACTACCCAGCCGTTCCCTTTCGTCGAGCGAGCCGGAGGTCCGGCCGGCGCCGCATCCCTGAGCGTACGGGGCGCCGACCGGCGCGGTGGCGCGAAGCGATCGACCGCGCCAGGGCGTGGGACCGACGACTGGCGGCTACGGCTTCTCGACGTCCTCCAGGCTGCGCTGCGGGGCCTTGGACGCGGCGCTGAGCTCGCGCACCACCTCATCCGCGCTCTTGCCCGTCTTGTCCATGCCGGTCTTGACCTTGGCCGCGTAGAGGTCGACGTACTCCTGCCCGGACAGTCGCTTGAGCGCGAGCATGATCTGGTCGGTGATCTGCCGCTCGACGGTGGTGTTGCCCGAGCTGCCCTCGAACCCCGAGAAGTCCAGCGGGGCGCCAAAATGCACCTCGACGCGACCCCGCCTCCACATCTTCGACCCGGGCGGGTTCACGACGTCCGTGCCGACCATCGCGACCGGGATGACCGGGACGCCGGACTCGATCGCCATTCGGGCCACACCGGTCTTGCCGCGGTACAACCGGCCGTCCGGCGAGCGAGTGCCCTCGGGATAGATGCCGACCAGGTGCCCCTCGGCCAGCAGCCGCTTGCAGGTCTCCAGCGCCGCGCGCGCCGCCGAGCCGCTGGAGCGGTCGATCGGGACCTGGCCCGCCGACGTGAAGAAGAACTTCATCGCCCGGCCCTTCAGCCCTGGGGTGGTGAAGTACTCCTGCTTCGCCGGAAAGGTGACGCGGCGCCTGATCATCAGCGGCATATAGAACGAGTCGGCGACGGCGAGGTGGTTGGAGGCGATCAGCGCGCCTCCGCGCCTGGGGATGTGCTCGGCGCCAGTCACCTTCGGCCGCCCAAACAGACGTAGCAGCGGGCCCATCACGACGAACTTCATCAGCCAGTAGAACACCGCTTGCCGCCTCCGGTTCTGCCACGCGCCACCAACGAGACGACTCTAGGGCATCATGGGCAAGACAGGCCCGCGCGACGGGCCGCGCACGTCCGCGAGATCCAATGTGGAGAACCATGCCCCTCATGCCCGGTGCCGAGCCGTTCGAGAAGCTCGTCGACTCCCCGGCCGGACGCCGCGTGGGCGTTCTGCTCTCGCACGGCTTCAGCGGCACCCCCGCCTCGATGCGTCCGTGGGCGGACGCGCTCGTCGAGGCCGGCCATTCAGTGCTCGTGCCGCGCCTCCCGGGCCACGGGACACGCTGGCAGGACATGAATCTCACCCGCTGGCAGGACTGGTACGCCGAGCTGGAGCGCGCCCTGCGACGGCTGCTCGACCACTGCGACCAGGTGGTCCTCGGCGGAATGTCCATGGGCGGCACGCTCGCCATCCGGCTCACCGAGCAGTACGGTCCGCACGGCCCCGCCCCGCTCGGCGACCGGCTGGTCGGCACGATGCTGATCAACCCGTCCCTGGCCACCGAGCGCAAGGACGCCGTTCTGCTTCCCCTCGCGCAGCGGTTCATCGGCTCGTTCCCGGGGATCGCCGGCGACATCGCCAAGCCCGGCATCGAGGAGATCGCCTACGACCGGCTGCCCCTGAAGGCCGCCTTCTCGCTCCGGGAGCTATGGGCTCTGGCGCGAAACGACCTCGGCCGGTTCACCAGCCCGCTGCTGCTGTTCCAATCGGCCACCGATCATGTCGTGGAAGCGGTGTCCTCCCGCATCCTGCTGGGCGGTGTCGGCAGTGACGACGTCAGCCATCACCTGCTGACCCGG is a window of Blastococcus sp. Marseille-P5729 DNA encoding:
- a CDS encoding 1-acyl-sn-glycerol-3-phosphate acyltransferase, yielding MFYWLMKFVVMGPLLRLFGRPKVTGAEHIPRRGGALIASNHLAVADSFYMPLMIRRRVTFPAKQEYFTTPGLKGRAMKFFFTSAGQVPIDRSSGSAARAALETCKRLLAEGHLVGIYPEGTRSPDGRLYRGKTGVARMAIESGVPVIPVAMVGTDVVNPPGSKMWRRGRVEVHFGAPLDFSGFEGSSGNTTVERQITDQIMLALKRLSGQEYVDLYAAKVKTGMDKTGKSADEVVRELSAASKAPQRSLEDVEKP
- a CDS encoding carboxylesterase, with protein sequence MPGAEPFEKLVDSPAGRRVGVLLSHGFSGTPASMRPWADALVEAGHSVLVPRLPGHGTRWQDMNLTRWQDWYAELERALRRLLDHCDQVVLGGMSMGGTLAIRLTEQYGPHGPAPLGDRLVGTMLINPSLATERKDAVLLPLAQRFIGSFPGIAGDIAKPGIEEIAYDRLPLKAAFSLRELWALARNDLGRFTSPLLLFQSATDHVVEAVSSRILLGGVGSDDVSHHLLTRSFHVATLDYDAPYIFQTSVRWIEQRTRG
- a CDS encoding polyadenylate-specific 3'-exoribonuclease AS, whose translation is MRYFYDTEFIEDGITIDLVSIGLVDETGREYYAINSEHDPSKAGPWVRANVLDKLPSPSDRRWRSRSQIRDEVLGFLMEPGEPIELWAWVAAYDHVALCQLWGSMTDLPREIPRFTRELKQRWIDLGSPTLPAAPSGAHDALVDARVNLERWRLMHAIGRWPTSPDS